A single region of the Phalacrocorax carbo chromosome 4, bPhaCar2.1, whole genome shotgun sequence genome encodes:
- the SPINK2 gene encoding serine protease inhibitor Kazal-type 2, with protein MAVPVPVLVLLPALLSGLLSCPGAAASVPPACDKYGMPGCPRNYDPVCGTDGETYSNECVLCLSNRENKKDVQIFKMGSC; from the exons AtggcggtgccggtgccggtgctgGTGTTGCTGCCCGCCCTCCTCTCCG GGCTCCTCTCGTGTCCCGGAGCCGCTGCCAGCGTCCCG CCTGCTTGCGACAAGTACGGTATGCCTGGATGTCCAAGGAACTACGATCCAGTGTGTGGGACCGACGGAGAGACCTACTCAAATGAGTGTGTGCTCTGCCTTTCAAACAG agaaaataaaaaggatgtcCAAATTTTCAAGATGGGAAGCTGCTGA